Genomic window (Mycolicibacterium smegmatis):
CTAAGGACGGTTAAGTGCGCATAGGGGGAGGTGCGGCCATCCAGGCCGCTCGACACCGTGCGGGCCGGTTCATGCGCACCCCGATGGTCGGTGCCGCGGCCCTGGCCCCGCTGATCCTCGCCGGTGCCGTCGGCGCCTCCGCCCCGCCGCACCACGGCAGCAGCGACGCCGCGGTGACACCGCTGGCCGCCGTCCAACCTCAGATCGACCACGACGGTCCGGCGGTGGTGGCAGCGGCCAAGGCGCCCACCAAGTTCCACATCGCCACCACCACTGCGGTGTCCGCTCCGCCACCCGCGGTCGTCGTCAACAGCCCAGGGGCGCTTGGCATCCCGGGTATGGCACTCAACGCCTACCGCAACGCCGAGCGCATGATGGCCGCGGCCTACCCGGGCTGCGGCGTGAGCTGGAACCTGCTGGCCGGTATCGGTCGCATCGAGTCCATGCACGCCAACGGCGGGCAGACCGACGCACGCGGCACCGCGGTGCGTCCCATCTACGGCCCCGCACTCGACGGCACGCTGCCCGGCAACGAGATCATCGTGCAGAGCGCCCAGGCCGGCCGCGTCACGTACGCACGCGCCATGGGCCCCATGCAGTTCCTGCCCGGCACATGGGCGCGGTACGCCTCCGACGGTGACGGCGACGGCAAGGCCGACGTGCAGAACCTCTTCGACGCCTCACTGGCAGCCGCGCGCTACCTGTGCAGCGGTGGACTGAACCTGCGGGACCAGTCGCAGGTGATGACCGCGATCCTGCGGTACAACAACTCGATCGCCTACGCGCGCAACGTCCTCGGCTGGGCCGCGGCGTACGCGACGGGTGTGGTGCCCGTCGATCTGCCGCCTATCACGGGCGAGATCCCCGCGCTCGGCGACAGCCATCTGGAACGCAAAGAGGGTCTCGGCCCCGGGCTGCCCGTCAACGCGCTCGGCCTGCCGCCCGACGATCCGCTTGCACTGATCCCGGTGCTGGACAGCAATGTGACGGCCACGCGCGTGCCCGCGGCCAACCTGGGCTTCGCGCCCAACCAGGTCCTCGGCCCGCTGCCCGGACCCGCCGAGGCCGTGCCCACCGCGCCCGCCGCGCCGCCCGAACCCCCGCGCTGGATCCCGCCGTGGGAGCAGCCGCCGCGTCAGCCCGAGTGCGTCGTGTTCTGCCTCGGTGAGCAGGCACCGCCCGCACCGGCACCGGGTCCCCCACCCGCAGCGCCCACACCCGGTCCCGCGCCGGGCCCGGCACCTGGTCCCGCACCGGGTCCCGCACCCGCGCCGGTCCTGGGACCGGCCCCCGGTCCTGCCCCCGAGTCGCCGTAGACTCGGCGGTGATGTCCGAATCTGAGCTGCAATCAGCGGTACGCGCCGCGCTGGCCAAGGTGATCGACCCCGAACTGCGTCGGCCGATCACCGAACTCGGCATGGTCAAGAGCATCTCGATCGAGCCCGACCATTCGGTGCACGTCGAGATCTACCTGACCACCTCTGCGTGCCCCAAGAAGAACGAGATCTCCGACCTGGTGTCGGCGGCCGTCACCGACGTACCCGGCACCGGAGCCGTCAAGGTCAGCCTCGACGTGATGAACGACGAGCAGCGTGCCGAGTTGCGCAAGATGCTGCGCGGCGACTCCCGTGAGCCCGTGATCCCGTTCGCGCAGCCGAACTCGCTCACCCGCGTCTACGCCGTCGCGTCGGGCAAGGGCGGCGTCGGAAAGTCCAGCGTCACGGTCAACCTGGCCGCGGCGATGGCCGCGCGCGGTCTGACCGTCGGCGTGCTCGACGCCGACATCTACGGCCACTCGGTGCCGCGCATGATGGGCACCACCGACCGGCCGACGCAGGTCGACTCGATGATCCTCCCGCCGGTCGCACACGACGTGAAGGTCATCTCGATCGCGATGTTCACGCAGGGCAACACGCCCGTCGTGTGGCGCGGGCCCATGCTGCACCGCGCGCTGCAGCAGTTTTTGGCCGACGTGTACTGGGGCGACCTCGACGTCCTTCTGCTCGATCTGCCGCCCGGCACGGGTGACGTCGCGATCTCCATCGCGCAGCTCATCCCCGGAGCCGAGATCCTCGTGGTCACCACGCCGCAGCTCGCGGCGGCCGAGGTGGCCGAACGCGCAGGCGCGATCGCCCTGCAGACCCGCCAACGCATCGCCGGTGTGGTCGAGAACATGTCCGGTCTGCTGATGCCCGACGGCACCGTCATGCAACTGTTCGGTGAGGGCGGCGGCCGCCTGGTCGCCGAATCGCTCACCCGCTCGATCGGCGCCGACGTGCCGCTGTTGGGTCAGGTGCCGCTGGATCCCGCGCTGGTGTCGGCCGGCGACGCGGGTGTGCCGCTCGTGCTGTCGGCGCCGGATTCGCCCGCGGGCAAGGAACTGCGCAAGGTGGCCGACGCGTTGTCGGCGCGCAAGCGTGGCCTCGCCGGGATGTCGCTGGGCCTGGACCCGACGCGCCGCTGACGGCGTCTAGGTCGCGTCGGGGTCGAACACCGGCCCGGCGGGCTTGTCCGGCTTCTCTTCGGGCTTGTCCTGCGCGGCCGGGGTCTGCGGCTGCTGCTTGGGACGCTCGTCGTCGAACTTGCCGGTGAGGAACGAATCGTCGCCGTCGAGCAAATGTTTGGTGATCGCCGCGCGGGGCGTCATGCCGCGCAGCTTCTGCAGTTCCTGCAGCGGCTCACGCAGATCGTCGAACTCGGGCCCCAGATCCTGACGCAGCTGGCTGGTGGCGCCGCTGACGTAGTCACGGGCCTGGCGCAGCGCGCCCGACGTCCACCGGATCGCACCGGGCAGGCGTTCGGGGCCGAGGATCACCAGACCCGCGATGACCAGCACGAGCATCTCGCCCCATCCGATGTTGGCGAACATCGTTACTGGGCTTTTTGGTCGTCGCCGATGGGCGTCACCATCAGGGTCAGCGGACGCCCGTCGCGCACCACCTCGATGGGCGCTTCCTGGCCGATCTTGAGCTGACGCACCGCGACGACGAACTCGTCGGCGTCGGCCACCTTGCGGTCACCGACCTTGACGACGACGTCGTTCTCCAGCATCCCGGCCTGATCGGCGGGACCGCCGCCGACCACGTTCTTGATCTGGGCGCCGGAGGCCACGCTGTTGCTGACCGTCACGGCGTTCACCAACAGCGTCGGGTGCGCGACCTTGCCGTCCTTGACCAGCGTCTCGACGACCTGCTTGACCTCGTTGACCGGGATCGCGAAGCCCAGACCGCTCGCGCTGTCCGAAAGCGACTTGCCCGCCGTGTTGATGCCGATGACCTCGGCGTTCATGTTGATCAGCGGTCCACCGGAGTTGCCGTGGTTGATCGAGGCGTCGGTCTGCACACCGTCGATGACGGTGTCGGTGTCCGAGCCGTCACCCGACAGCGGCACCGGCCGGTGCAGGGCGCTGACGATGCCATGGGTGACCGTGCTGCGCAGGCCCAGCGGCGCACCCGCGGCGATCACTTCCTCGCCGACGCGGATCTTCTCGGAGTCGCCGAGCTTGGCCACGGTCAGGTTGTCGACGTTGTCGACCTTGAGGACGGCGAGGTCGGTCTTGGGATCGCGCCCGACCAGGTTGGCGGGCACTTCCTTGCCGTCGTTGAACACGACCGTGATCTGGAAGTCGGCCGGCTTGGTGGCGGCCTCGGAGATCACGTGGTTGTTGGTGACGATGTAGCCCTTGCCGTCGACGACGACGCCCGAACCCTGCGACCCCTCGGTCTTGCTCTTGGCCTCGATCGTGACGACGGAATCGGCCACCGCGGCGGCGACCTGCTCGAAGCGGCCCGCGTCGGGGTCCGGATGGTCACCGGTCTCCAGCGTCACCTTCGAGGTGGTGAACGCCTGCACGGTGCCCGCGGTCTTCTGTCCCACCCAGCCGCCGACGAACGCGATCAGCACCGCGACCAGGGCCAGCGTCAGCAGCGCGATCCAGGAGACGCGGCCGCCGAACAGCACCTCCCGCAGTCCGAGCTTGCCGGTCGGCGCGTTGACATAGACCGGCGGTGGCGGGGGTTGCGCGGGTGTGCCCAGCGCGACGGGCGCGGACGGATCACGCCACGGATCGTCGGTGACGTCCTCGTCGCCCAGGCGCTCGGCCTCCAGCGCTCCGGCGTCGGTGGGGTGACGTTGCAGGGTCTCGGACGTGCCGCGGGGGCGTCCGAACGCCTCGGCCAGCACGGGATCGGGCGGCTGGTCCTTGGGGGCGTACTCGCCCTGGTCCTGGTACTGGCCCGCGCCGAGGAACGATCCTTCGACACCGGCAGGCCTGCCGAACGTGCGCTGCGCAGCCGGGTCGACGGGTGGCCGCTCGACGGGGCGTGGGGCCAGACGGCCGCCGTCCCCGGACTGTTCCTGGTTGGTCACCGGTGTTTCACACTCTCTATCGGAGCCGATCGCGTGTCGGCGTCTACCCTACCGGCGCTTACGCCGGCCCCGCGTCGGGTCATCGGCGAACTTGGCCTGCTCAGACACGTCCGGCGTCACCTCTGGGGTGCGGTGCGGGATCTGCGACAACATCCCCAACAACGAGTTCGGGATCGCGATGGGACACGACTCCCGCAGCGCCGTACGCGCCTGGCTCTGCGCGTCGACCTCGGCCGCGCATTCCGGACACAGCGACAGGTGGTGGGCGGCGCGCAGGTGCGCCGACATCCGCAGCTCACCGTCGACGAACGCCGCGATCGCCTCGACCGACAGGTGCTCGGTCGAACCGAACTGCCGCGGGGCGCCGACAGGTGCGTCGCTCTGAGAGGCGAACTGCGACGGCAGCCAGGAGAACGCCCGACGGAACACATGTCCCGGGTCCGCCATCACCCAGCTCCTCTCGGTTCGCACAAGCCTTTGCCTCACCTGTTCTCAGTCCTGAATGTAGCGCGCGAAGCTGTGATCGACATCCAGCTCAGGCGGACTGTGCGGTTTCCGACGAATGCTTGGCGAGGTAATCGCGAAGCTGCTGCCTGCCGCGGTGGATGCGGCTGCGCACAGTTCCGAGCTTGACGCCCAGCGTGGCGCCGATCTCCTCGTAGGACAGACCCTCGATGTCGCACAGGACCACCGCGGCGCGGAACTCCGGAGGCAGCGAGTCGAGGGCGGCCTGCAGATCCGCACCCAGGCGCGAATCGTGGTAGATCTGCTCGGGGTTCGGATCCTCGGCGGGCACGCGGTCGTAGTCCTCGGGCAGCGCCTCCATGCGGATACGCCCGCGGCGGCGCACCATGTCGAGGAAAAGGTTGGTGGTGATGCGGTGCAGCCAGCCCTCGAAGGTGCCCGGCTGGTAGTTCTGCACCGAGCGGAACACGCGGATGAACGTCTCCTGCGTCAGGTCCTCGGCGTCGTGCTGATTGCCCGACAAGCGGTAGGCGAGCCGGTAGACCCGGTCGGCGTGCTGACGCACCAATTCGTCCCAGGACGGCATGGCCGCCTGGTCACCGGTGGCATCGAATACCGCGGTGCCGGTCGGCTCGTCGGACGGCTCCACCCAGTCACTGTCGGTGAACTGTTCGAGGTGGGCCATCGAGACGGGGGCGGCGTGGGTCGCGGTGACGGGCTGCGATGCGATGGTGGTTGAACCCTCCTGCTCGTGAACTGCGTTGTTCTCGATTTGCTCAACACGAATTACAACGTGGTTGTTCCCGGCACGCACTTGGCTGGCGCGACGGTCGTCGTGTTCCATGCGGGATACAGTTCCCCATGCCGGTGTGGCAGGTATATGAGCAAACTGAACTTTCGCTGAGAAACCCGACCATACGGCTTTTCACCTGCGAAAACCAGTGAGATTTTCACGACGCGCGCCTTAGCACGTCGGTGTGTCGCAGTACGGACGCAAGGCTGTCGCCTACGCTGCGGAACATGGCCAGCTCAGCCGAGGCGATCGTCACGCACGCAGAACGGTCGATCTCCGAGGACGCGATCGTCGCGGCGGCCCGCGAGCGCGCCGATGACATCGGCGCCGGAGCCGTCACCCCCGCGGTCGGTGCGCTGCTGAGCGTGCTGGCGCGCCTCACCGGCGGTCGCGCCGTGGTCGAGGTCGGCACCGGCGCGGGCGTGAGCGGCCTGTGGTTGCTGTCGGGGATGCGCGACGACGGCGTGCTGACCACGATCGACGTCGAACCCGAGCACCAGCGCATCGCCAAGCAGGGCTTCTCCGAGGCCGGCGTCGGGCCGGGGCGCACCCGGCTGATCAGCGGACGCGCGCAGGAAGTACTCACGCGCCTGGCCGACGAGTCCTACGACCTGGTGTTCATCGACGCCGACCCGGTCGACCAGCCGCAGTTCGTGGTCGAGGGTGTGCGTCTGTTGCGTTCGGGCGGCGCGATCGTCGTGCACCGCGCCGCGCTGGGCGGACGCGCAGGCGACGCCAGCGCGCGCGACGCCGAGGTCACCGCGGTGCGCGAGGCCGCGCGCCTGATAGCCGAGGACGAGCGGCTCACCCCGGTGCTGATCCCCCTCGGCGACGGCCTTCTCGCCGCCGTCCGCGACTGACTTTTCTCTCCGCGACTTTTCACGAAATCGTGCCGCGCCAGCCCCTTCCCTTTGGGCTGAACATGCGTTTAGCATGTTGAACATGCGTTTAGTGGACGATCGAACCGCGATGGCCCGGATCCGTGACACCGCGATCGAGCAGTTCGGGCAGCACGGGTTCAACGTGGGCCTGCGCAGCATCGCCGAGGCCGCGGGGGTCAGCGCGGCACTCGTGATCCACCACTTCGGTTCCAAGGAGGGCCTGCGCAAGGCATGTGACGACCACGTCGCCGAGGTCATCCTCGAGCTCAAGACCGAATCCATGCACGCATCCGATCCGGCGACCTGGCTGGCCTACGTGGCCGAGATCGAGTCGTACGCGCCGCTGATGGCCTATCTCGTGCGCAGCATGCAGTCCGGCAGCGAACTGGCGAAGAAGTTCTGGCGCCGGATGGTCGACAACGCCGAGCAGTACCTCGAAGAAGGCGTCCGCACCGGCATGCTCAAGCCCAGCCGTGACCCGCGGGCACGTGCCCGGTTCCTCGCGATCTGCGGCGGTGGCGGGTTCCTGCTCTACCTGCAGATGCACGACAACCCGACGGATCTGCGTGCCGTACTGCGCGATTACGGCGAGGACATGATGCTGCCCGCCCTCGAGATCTACAGCCACGGCCTGATGGCCGACACCACGATGTACGAGACCTTCCTGCACCAACGCGAAGCCGGCGTCCCGTTCACCGGCACCTCGGAGGAGGCGACATGACACGCTCATCGGTCGCGGTCGAGATCCACGGACTGACAAAGTCTTTCGGGCGCACCAGGGCGCTCGACGGTCTCGACATGACAGTGCCGTACGGCCACATCGTGGGTTTTCTCGGCCCCAACGGCGCGGGGAAGTCCACCACGATCCGCGTGCTGCTGGGACTGTTGCGTGCCGAACGCGGCACGGTGCGCCTGCTCGGCGGCGACCCTTGGCACGACGCCGTGGAACTGCACCGCCGCATCGCCTACGTACCGGGCGATGTCATGTTGTGGCCCAACCTCACCGGGATGCAGGCCATCGATTTCCTGTGCGGCCTGCGCGGCGACGGCGTCGATGTGCGCAGACGCAATCAGTTGATCGACCGGTTCGAACTGGATCCCCACAAAAAGGCGCGCACGTACTCGAAGGGCAACCGGCAGAAGGTCGCGATCATCGCGGCGTTCTCGTGCGAGGCCGATCTCTACATCCTCGACGAGCCGACCTCAGGCCTGGACCCCTTGATGGAACAGGCCTTTCAGCAGTGCGTCACCGAGGTGGCCGGGCGCGGCGCCGCGGTGCTGCTGTCGAGTCACATCCTCGCCGAGGTCGAGAAACTGTGTGACGACGTGACGATCATCCGCTCGGGGCGCACCGTGCGTTCCGGGACACTGGCCGAACTGCGGCACCTGATGCGCACCACGGTGACGGTGCGCACACACTCGGACGGCCGCGTTCTGCGCGATGTGCCCTATGTCCACGACTTCGATTGCCGCGACGGGCAATTGCGCTTCTCGGTGGACCGCACCGACCTGGAGTTCGTCATGGAACACCTGATCGACCTGGGTATCGACGACCTGACCGTCACGCCCGCCTCGCTGGAGGACATGTTCCTGCGGGAGTATCAGGGAGCCGTCCCGTGATCACCGGCGCAGGCGCCCTGGTACGTCTGGCGCTGCGGCGCGACCGGGTGCGCCTGGCCGTCTGGATCGCGGTGCTGACGTCGACGATGGTGTACGCACCCAACACCATCCGTATGACGTATCCCGATGAGGCGCAAAGGCAGTCACGGGTCGAGCTGCTCAAGACCCCGGCCGGCATGATGCTGGGTGGCCCGATGTTCGGCGTCAACGAGACCGACCTCGGGGCCATGATGGCCAACGAGTTGATGCTGACGCTCATGGTCGCGGCGTCGATCCTGTCGATTCTCACCGTGATCCGCCACACGCGCGCCGAGGAAGAGAGCGGCGCGGCCGAACTCGTGCTGTCCTCGGTCGTGGGCCGCCATGCCCGCACCACCGCGGCGCTGGTCCTGGTGGCGGGTGTCAATGTCGTTCTCGC
Coding sequences:
- a CDS encoding Mrp/NBP35 family ATP-binding protein, which gives rise to MSESELQSAVRAALAKVIDPELRRPITELGMVKSISIEPDHSVHVEIYLTTSACPKKNEISDLVSAAVTDVPGTGAVKVSLDVMNDEQRAELRKMLRGDSREPVIPFAQPNSLTRVYAVASGKGGVGKSSVTVNLAAAMAARGLTVGVLDADIYGHSVPRMMGTTDRPTQVDSMILPPVAHDVKVISIAMFTQGNTPVVWRGPMLHRALQQFLADVYWGDLDVLLLDLPPGTGDVAISIAQLIPGAEILVVTTPQLAAAEVAERAGAIALQTRQRIAGVVENMSGLLMPDGTVMQLFGEGGGRLVAESLTRSIGADVPLLGQVPLDPALVSAGDAGVPLVLSAPDSPAGKELRKVADALSARKRGLAGMSLGLDPTRR
- the htrA gene encoding serine protease HtrA translates to MTNQEQSGDGGRLAPRPVERPPVDPAAQRTFGRPAGVEGSFLGAGQYQDQGEYAPKDQPPDPVLAEAFGRPRGTSETLQRHPTDAGALEAERLGDEDVTDDPWRDPSAPVALGTPAQPPPPPVYVNAPTGKLGLREVLFGGRVSWIALLTLALVAVLIAFVGGWVGQKTAGTVQAFTTSKVTLETGDHPDPDAGRFEQVAAAVADSVVTIEAKSKTEGSQGSGVVVDGKGYIVTNNHVISEAATKPADFQITVVFNDGKEVPANLVGRDPKTDLAVLKVDNVDNLTVAKLGDSEKIRVGEEVIAAGAPLGLRSTVTHGIVSALHRPVPLSGDGSDTDTVIDGVQTDASINHGNSGGPLINMNAEVIGINTAGKSLSDSASGLGFAIPVNEVKQVVETLVKDGKVAHPTLLVNAVTVSNSVASGAQIKNVVGGGPADQAGMLENDVVVKVGDRKVADADEFVVAVRQLKIGQEAPIEVVRDGRPLTLMVTPIGDDQKAQ
- a CDS encoding ABC transporter ATP-binding protein; this encodes MTRSSVAVEIHGLTKSFGRTRALDGLDMTVPYGHIVGFLGPNGAGKSTTIRVLLGLLRAERGTVRLLGGDPWHDAVELHRRIAYVPGDVMLWPNLTGMQAIDFLCGLRGDGVDVRRRNQLIDRFELDPHKKARTYSKGNRQKVAIIAAFSCEADLYILDEPTSGLDPLMEQAFQQCVTEVAGRGAAVLLSSHILAEVEKLCDDVTIIRSGRTVRSGTLAELRHLMRTTVTVRTHSDGRVLRDVPYVHDFDCRDGQLRFSVDRTDLEFVMEHLIDLGIDDLTVTPASLEDMFLREYQGAVP
- the sigE gene encoding RNA polymerase sigma factor SigE, with translation MEHDDRRASQVRAGNNHVVIRVEQIENNAVHEQEGSTTIASQPVTATHAAPVSMAHLEQFTDSDWVEPSDEPTGTAVFDATGDQAAMPSWDELVRQHADRVYRLAYRLSGNQHDAEDLTQETFIRVFRSVQNYQPGTFEGWLHRITTNLFLDMVRRRGRIRMEALPEDYDRVPAEDPNPEQIYHDSRLGADLQAALDSLPPEFRAAVVLCDIEGLSYEEIGATLGVKLGTVRSRIHRGRQQLRDYLAKHSSETAQSA
- a CDS encoding TetR/AcrR family transcriptional regulator, with amino-acid sequence MRLVDDRTAMARIRDTAIEQFGQHGFNVGLRSIAEAAGVSAALVIHHFGSKEGLRKACDDHVAEVILELKTESMHASDPATWLAYVAEIESYAPLMAYLVRSMQSGSELAKKFWRRMVDNAEQYLEEGVRTGMLKPSRDPRARARFLAICGGGGFLLYLQMHDNPTDLRAVLRDYGEDMMLPALEIYSHGLMADTTMYETFLHQREAGVPFTGTSEEAT
- a CDS encoding lytic transglycosylase domain-containing protein, translating into MRIGGGAAIQAARHRAGRFMRTPMVGAAALAPLILAGAVGASAPPHHGSSDAAVTPLAAVQPQIDHDGPAVVAAAKAPTKFHIATTTAVSAPPPAVVVNSPGALGIPGMALNAYRNAERMMAAAYPGCGVSWNLLAGIGRIESMHANGGQTDARGTAVRPIYGPALDGTLPGNEIIVQSAQAGRVTYARAMGPMQFLPGTWARYASDGDGDGKADVQNLFDASLAAARYLCSGGLNLRDQSQVMTAILRYNNSIAYARNVLGWAAAYATGVVPVDLPPITGEIPALGDSHLERKEGLGPGLPVNALGLPPDDPLALIPVLDSNVTATRVPAANLGFAPNQVLGPLPGPAEAVPTAPAAPPEPPRWIPPWEQPPRQPECVVFCLGEQAPPAPAPGPPPAAPTPGPAPGPAPGPAPGPAPAPVLGPAPGPAPESP
- the tatB gene encoding Sec-independent protein translocase protein TatB, whose translation is MFANIGWGEMLVLVIAGLVILGPERLPGAIRWTSGALRQARDYVSGATSQLRQDLGPEFDDLREPLQELQKLRGMTPRAAITKHLLDGDDSFLTGKFDDERPKQQPQTPAAQDKPEEKPDKPAGPVFDPDAT
- the rseA gene encoding anti-sigma E factor RseA — protein: MADPGHVFRRAFSWLPSQFASQSDAPVGAPRQFGSTEHLSVEAIAAFVDGELRMSAHLRAAHHLSLCPECAAEVDAQSQARTALRESCPIAIPNSLLGMLSQIPHRTPEVTPDVSEQAKFADDPTRGRRKRR
- a CDS encoding O-methyltransferase, with the translated sequence MASSAEAIVTHAERSISEDAIVAAARERADDIGAGAVTPAVGALLSVLARLTGGRAVVEVGTGAGVSGLWLLSGMRDDGVLTTIDVEPEHQRIAKQGFSEAGVGPGRTRLISGRAQEVLTRLADESYDLVFIDADPVDQPQFVVEGVRLLRSGGAIVVHRAALGGRAGDASARDAEVTAVREAARLIAEDERLTPVLIPLGDGLLAAVRD